From one Paractinoplanes brasiliensis genomic stretch:
- a CDS encoding Gfo/Idh/MocA family protein, translating to MTAAPRVVVVGLGDVSVVHLAAIEKLRATLAGVCDSRGDHRALLDEVRPDVVHICTPHDQHVPIALDALERGVHVLLEKPVAHTIEQADLLVAAAKDHPGLKVGVCLQNRYNLTSQAAHEILTSGELGRVIGASASVLWHRDAAYYAARPWRGIRERSGGGVLINQAIHTLDLLQWLAGEVTTVRGHAGRYGGVSGDVEDTAHLILDHAGGARSVFFATTTNAVDSPVTVEIVAEHGTLLIRGDLTVTYADGRVETIAELAPEGGGRAYWGASHELLIADFYGSLDDPEPFWIGPQEALRSQHLIDRIYHLHP from the coding sequence ATGACCGCCGCGCCCAGGGTTGTCGTCGTCGGGCTGGGGGATGTGTCCGTGGTGCACCTCGCCGCCATCGAGAAACTGCGCGCCACACTGGCCGGGGTGTGCGACTCGCGCGGCGATCACCGCGCGCTGCTCGACGAGGTACGCCCCGACGTCGTGCACATCTGCACACCCCACGACCAGCACGTGCCGATCGCGCTCGACGCCCTCGAGCGCGGAGTGCACGTGCTGCTCGAAAAACCGGTCGCACACACGATCGAGCAGGCCGACCTGCTCGTGGCGGCAGCCAAGGACCACCCCGGCCTCAAGGTCGGCGTCTGCCTGCAGAACCGCTACAACCTTACCTCCCAGGCCGCCCACGAGATCCTCACCTCGGGCGAGCTGGGCCGGGTGATCGGGGCCTCGGCGTCCGTGCTGTGGCACCGCGACGCCGCCTACTACGCCGCCCGGCCGTGGCGGGGCATCCGGGAACGCTCCGGCGGCGGAGTGCTGATCAACCAGGCCATCCACACCCTCGACCTGCTGCAGTGGCTGGCCGGCGAGGTCACCACCGTCCGCGGGCACGCCGGCCGCTACGGCGGGGTGTCCGGCGACGTCGAGGACACCGCGCACCTGATCCTCGACCACGCCGGCGGCGCGCGCAGCGTCTTCTTCGCCACCACCACCAACGCGGTCGACTCCCCCGTCACCGTCGAGATCGTCGCCGAGCACGGCACACTGCTGATCCGCGGCGACCTGACCGTGACGTACGCCGACGGACGGGTCGAGACGATCGCCGAACTGGCCCCCGAGGGCGGCGGACGCGCGTACTGGGGCGCCTCGCACGAACTGCTGATCGCCGACTTCTACGGCTCGCTCGACGACCCCGAACCGTTCTGGATCGGGCCGCAGGAGGCCCTCAGGAGCCAGCACCTGATCGACCGGATCTATCACCTGCACCCCTGA
- a CDS encoding sugar phosphate isomerase/epimerase family protein — MWTLSGFSDEISPDFTEQCEVVSGLGMRYVEVRSAWDVNILDLTPDQLDTIKKTLSTYGLKVSSIGSPIGKIAVTDDFAPHLDRMRHAADVAKLLEAPYVRIFSFFLPRGDDPAGHRAEVIDRMRALVRVAEEADLILLHENEKHIYGDVPSRCLDLIRSVGSPYLRLAWDPANFVQVGVRPYTDAYAQLRPHVEYVQIKDALFADGSVVPAGQGDGEVAATIRALRHDGFDGFFSLEPHLAAGHATGGFSGPELFTTAWRAFTGLLDTEEIEYA, encoded by the coding sequence ATGTGGACCCTCTCCGGATTCTCCGACGAGATCTCCCCCGACTTCACCGAGCAGTGCGAGGTCGTCTCGGGCCTCGGCATGAGATACGTCGAGGTGCGCAGCGCCTGGGACGTCAACATCCTCGACCTCACCCCCGACCAGCTCGACACGATCAAGAAGACCCTTTCCACGTACGGGCTCAAGGTGTCCTCCATCGGGTCGCCGATCGGCAAGATCGCCGTCACCGACGACTTCGCGCCGCACCTCGACCGCATGCGTCACGCCGCCGACGTGGCGAAACTGCTCGAGGCCCCGTACGTGCGGATCTTCTCGTTCTTCCTGCCCCGCGGCGACGACCCGGCCGGGCACCGCGCGGAAGTGATCGACCGCATGCGCGCGCTGGTGCGTGTCGCCGAGGAGGCCGACCTGATCCTGCTGCACGAGAACGAGAAACACATCTACGGCGACGTGCCCAGCCGCTGCCTGGACCTGATCCGCTCGGTCGGCTCGCCGTACCTGCGGCTGGCCTGGGACCCGGCCAACTTCGTGCAGGTCGGCGTGCGCCCCTACACCGACGCGTACGCCCAGCTGCGCCCGCACGTCGAATACGTGCAGATCAAGGACGCGCTGTTCGCCGACGGCAGCGTGGTGCCGGCCGGGCAGGGCGACGGCGAGGTGGCGGCCACGATCCGGGCGCTGCGCCACGACGGCTTCGACGGGTTCTTCTCGCTGGAACCGCACCTGGCCGCCGGCCACGCCACCGGAGGCTTCTCCGGGCCCGAGCTGTTCACGACCGCCTGGCGGGCCTTCACCGGCCTGCTCGACACCGAGGAGATCGAGTACGCATGA
- a CDS encoding LacI family DNA-binding transcriptional regulator — protein MSRPTIYDVAREAGVAASTVSRAYARPGRVNADTAQRIFEAAEKLGYRSGIAARRPGPPVVRNAIALVVADVTNPFYGDIIKGAYEAAREAGYQLILSHTNESPKVERQTIEQELAQVDGVVIASSRMTDSALRMVAKQKAVVLLNRIIPEANCVLNDAERGIRRAVEHLAALGHERITYVAGPETSWSDGVRWRALRQSAAELGLEARRLGPNEPTVLAGIGAALRVAETDSTAVQAYNDQLAIGIVKGLSRLGVAVPEQVSVIGFDNIIFDELVEPQLTTIASPLYRMGFTGMQNCIAVAQGARTTGRPLVLPVRLVVRKSTAARPAVPRPRPARDGRPR, from the coding sequence ATGAGCCGCCCGACGATCTACGACGTGGCGCGTGAGGCGGGGGTGGCCGCCTCCACGGTGTCGCGGGCCTACGCTCGGCCGGGGCGCGTCAACGCCGACACCGCGCAGCGCATTTTCGAGGCGGCCGAGAAGCTGGGTTATCGGAGCGGGATCGCGGCGAGGCGGCCCGGCCCTCCGGTGGTGCGGAACGCTATTGCCCTGGTCGTGGCCGATGTGACGAATCCGTTCTACGGCGACATCATCAAGGGCGCGTACGAGGCGGCTCGCGAGGCCGGCTATCAGTTGATCCTGTCGCACACCAACGAGTCGCCCAAGGTGGAGCGGCAGACCATCGAGCAGGAGCTGGCGCAGGTGGACGGGGTGGTGATCGCCAGTTCCCGGATGACCGACTCGGCGTTGCGGATGGTGGCGAAGCAGAAAGCCGTCGTCCTGCTCAACCGGATCATTCCGGAGGCCAACTGTGTGCTCAACGACGCCGAGCGGGGGATCCGGCGGGCGGTGGAGCATCTGGCGGCGCTGGGGCATGAGCGGATCACGTACGTGGCGGGGCCGGAGACGAGCTGGTCGGACGGCGTACGGTGGCGGGCTTTGCGGCAGTCGGCGGCCGAGCTGGGTCTGGAGGCGCGCCGGTTGGGGCCGAACGAGCCGACTGTGCTGGCCGGGATCGGCGCGGCGTTGCGGGTGGCCGAGACGGACTCGACGGCGGTGCAGGCCTACAACGACCAGCTGGCGATCGGGATCGTGAAGGGGCTGAGCCGTCTCGGGGTGGCGGTGCCCGAGCAGGTCAGCGTGATCGGGTTCGACAACATCATCTTTGACGAGCTGGTGGAGCCGCAGCTGACGACCATCGCGTCGCCGCTGTACCGGATGGGGTTCACCGGGATGCAGAACTGCATCGCTGTCGCGCAGGGCGCCCGGACCACTGGCCGGCCCCTCGTCCTGCCCGTACGGCTGGTGGTGCGCAAATCAACCGCAGCGAGGCCGGCTGTGCCCCGCCCGCGCCCGGCCCGCGACGGCCGTCCGCGCTGA
- a CDS encoding Gfo/Idh/MocA family protein → MSVPRFALAGAGVIGKHHGRVMSELADRLELAAVADVELDRARALTEAHGGNPYGSLRDALAAEQIDVVVVCTPTGLHGPVAIEALDAGKHVIIEKPAEITVARTDEIIAARDKAGTLVTVISQHRFDPSTEQTLAAIRAGEFGRVSSGIAAIDWWRGQSYYDSGDWRGTWELDGGGALMNQGVHTVDLLVAALGKPVEVFAYAGTLAHERIEVEDVAAGVVRFESGALGVLHATTSAYPGLSARLHVHGDRGSAVIDNDQLAFFHSTPVGAPVEEKLMGGTQVVSGGGTDTAAGNPGMLSDAHRRQYENFLDALAGDAGLRVDLETNRQSIAVITGAYESARTGKPVRLA, encoded by the coding sequence ATGAGTGTTCCGAGGTTCGCCCTGGCCGGCGCGGGCGTGATCGGCAAGCACCACGGCAGGGTCATGAGCGAGCTGGCCGACCGGCTGGAACTGGCCGCGGTGGCCGACGTCGAGCTCGACCGGGCGCGCGCGCTCACCGAGGCACACGGCGGGAACCCGTACGGGTCGTTGCGGGACGCCTTGGCCGCCGAACAGATCGACGTGGTGGTCGTGTGCACGCCGACGGGACTGCACGGGCCGGTCGCGATCGAGGCCCTCGACGCGGGCAAACACGTGATCATCGAGAAGCCGGCCGAGATCACCGTTGCCCGTACGGACGAGATCATCGCGGCTCGGGACAAGGCCGGCACGCTGGTCACCGTGATCTCGCAGCACCGGTTCGACCCGTCCACCGAACAGACCCTGGCCGCGATCAGGGCGGGCGAGTTCGGGCGGGTCAGCTCGGGCATCGCGGCCATCGACTGGTGGCGGGGGCAGAGCTACTACGACTCCGGCGACTGGCGCGGCACGTGGGAGCTCGACGGCGGCGGGGCGCTGATGAACCAGGGCGTGCACACCGTCGACCTTCTCGTGGCCGCGCTCGGCAAGCCGGTCGAGGTTTTCGCGTACGCCGGGACCCTCGCCCACGAACGCATCGAGGTCGAGGACGTGGCGGCCGGGGTCGTACGATTCGAGTCGGGCGCGCTGGGGGTGCTGCACGCGACGACGTCGGCGTACCCGGGGTTGAGCGCCCGCCTGCACGTGCACGGCGATCGGGGGTCGGCGGTCATCGACAACGACCAGCTGGCGTTCTTCCACTCCACCCCGGTCGGCGCGCCGGTCGAGGAGAAGCTGATGGGCGGGACCCAGGTGGTGTCGGGCGGCGGGACGGACACCGCGGCCGGCAACCCGGGCATGCTGTCCGACGCGCACCGGCGGCAGTACGAGAACTTCCTCGACGCCCTCGCCGGGGACGCCGGACTGCGCGTCGACCTGGAGACCAACCGGCAGTCCATCGCGGTCATCACCGGGGCGTACGAGTCGGCCCGCACCGGGAAGCCGGTGAGGCTCGCATGA
- a CDS encoding sugar phosphate isomerase/epimerase family protein, producing the protein MSRIAANPIPYWAAAGKSREVFAEAFADFHAIGFTAVKADVPEGMSAGDYRAWIGGYGLSPSLSLFNSPFDDTVTAASEVERAKRFAADQVALGLDRTMVSSMAVAARMERPAVGAGFDEGRLSRAIDMCGEVCRALAAEGLRPLHHSHVGGIFETEHEITRLLDELGPDVIGFGPDTGHLRWAGIEPAGFIGRYADRLGGIHIKDVFPDHLSGSTLSYREATASKRLWAEPGLGVVDFDAVLAAIPASYDGDYMIEVDEPSVESKLSSHEMSYAWARRALTGRVTE; encoded by the coding sequence ATGAGCCGGATCGCCGCGAACCCCATCCCGTACTGGGCCGCCGCCGGCAAGAGCCGGGAGGTGTTCGCCGAGGCGTTCGCCGACTTCCACGCGATCGGGTTCACCGCCGTCAAGGCCGACGTGCCCGAGGGCATGAGCGCCGGCGACTACCGCGCCTGGATCGGCGGGTACGGGCTGTCTCCGTCGCTCAGCCTGTTCAACTCCCCGTTCGACGACACGGTCACCGCGGCGAGCGAGGTCGAGAGGGCCAAACGGTTCGCCGCCGACCAGGTCGCGCTGGGACTCGACCGTACGATGGTGTCCTCGATGGCCGTGGCCGCGCGAATGGAGCGCCCGGCGGTCGGGGCCGGCTTCGACGAGGGGCGGCTGAGCCGCGCGATCGACATGTGCGGCGAGGTGTGCCGGGCGCTGGCAGCCGAAGGTTTGCGGCCGCTGCACCACTCGCACGTCGGCGGGATCTTCGAGACCGAGCACGAGATCACCCGGCTGCTCGACGAACTGGGGCCGGACGTGATCGGTTTCGGTCCCGACACGGGGCATTTGCGCTGGGCGGGGATCGAGCCGGCCGGGTTCATCGGCCGCTACGCCGATCGGCTGGGCGGCATCCACATCAAGGACGTCTTCCCCGACCACCTCTCGGGCTCGACGCTGTCGTACCGGGAAGCCACCGCCTCGAAACGGCTGTGGGCGGAACCGGGGTTGGGTGTGGTGGACTTCGACGCGGTGCTGGCCGCGATCCCGGCGTCGTACGACGGCGACTACATGATCGAAGTGGATGAGCCGTCGGTGGAGTCGAAACTGTCGTCGCACGAGATGTCGTACGCATGGGCGCGGCGGGCGCTCACGGGCAGAGTCACCGAGTGA
- a CDS encoding carbohydrate ABC transporter permease has protein sequence MSVSASAEATRLLPRWMLAALTATLLAMVLVPVLYIVFASLNSDVGVASGEFWPSSWSLDSYRRIWTTADLSTGIVNSLIVCACTAAASALLGTTTAYVLVRYTFLGRLTILRGLVGLQSIPGTLMLLPVFVLFSSAGNYLGITVIGTRWGLFLAYLTFALPFSTWVMVTYLRGLPRELEEAARTDGASTLVVLWRIIFPLSLPAIVVSGIFAFLLGWNDVLFASVLTRPETHTAAVALQIVGSSQEGGALPVYSQIMAASLICAAPVVLLYLAFQRYLVGGLTAGGVK, from the coding sequence GTGAGCGTGTCCGCCTCGGCCGAGGCCACCCGGCTGCTGCCGCGCTGGATGCTGGCCGCCCTGACCGCAACGCTGCTCGCCATGGTGCTGGTGCCGGTGCTGTACATCGTGTTCGCCTCGCTGAACAGCGACGTCGGCGTGGCGTCGGGCGAGTTCTGGCCCAGCTCGTGGAGCCTGGACAGCTACCGCCGCATCTGGACCACCGCCGACCTGTCCACCGGCATCGTCAACAGCCTGATCGTGTGCGCGTGCACCGCGGCCGCGTCGGCCCTGCTCGGCACCACCACCGCGTACGTGCTGGTCCGTTACACGTTCCTGGGCCGGCTGACGATCCTGCGGGGCCTGGTCGGCCTGCAGTCCATCCCGGGCACGCTCATGCTGCTGCCGGTGTTCGTGCTGTTCTCGTCGGCCGGCAACTACCTGGGCATCACCGTGATCGGCACCCGCTGGGGGCTGTTCCTGGCGTACCTGACGTTCGCCCTGCCGTTCTCGACCTGGGTGATGGTCACCTACCTGCGTGGGCTGCCCCGTGAGCTGGAGGAGGCCGCCCGCACCGACGGCGCCTCCACACTGGTCGTGCTGTGGCGGATCATCTTCCCGCTCAGCCTGCCCGCGATCGTGGTGTCCGGGATCTTCGCCTTTCTGCTGGGCTGGAACGACGTGCTGTTCGCCTCGGTGCTGACCCGCCCCGAGACGCACACCGCCGCCGTGGCCCTGCAGATCGTCGGCTCCTCGCAGGAGGGCGGCGCGCTGCCGGTCTACTCGCAGATCATGGCCGCCTCGCTCATCTGCGCGGCCCCGGTCGTGCTGCTGTACCTGGCCTTCCAGCGCTATCTGGTCGGTGGCCTGACCGCGGGAGGGGTGAAATGA
- a CDS encoding ABC transporter substrate-binding protein, with translation MTALALGVAACGGDDEGGAGGAGKTLNVLIAANTQYPDEFQAWQKDISEKFKAATGAEVKFETFATANDELTKIQTSVVSGSGPDVYAVGTTFTPTAYSTGAFVKMGDEQWQKIGGKDKFNPATLGISGPDDQNQVGIPWVSRPFVMAYNTELLQAAGIDQPATTWDELTAQAKQLTKGDQYGLAIAYKDNFDPWKFVWGMSTQAGNPLIDGKTAKLQDPAVQKAYQTYFGWLANDKVVDPASVGWTNPQALAAFAKGKTGYFLLTTTTATNSLDSGAVKGKWKFALLPTVPPGATSRPAGGVEAASILSGDNLLVADYSKNKDLAFEYVKLVTDQEAQLDYYQKFGNLPANAAALQTLASDQKLEPVTEAAKKSVATPFTGAWADVQLALTNVAVQTLPELTKGPLNTGQLDSRIADAQKAAQSSLDRAK, from the coding sequence GTGACGGCTTTGGCGCTGGGTGTGGCCGCCTGCGGCGGCGACGACGAGGGTGGTGCGGGCGGCGCCGGCAAGACGCTGAACGTGCTGATCGCGGCGAACACGCAGTACCCCGACGAGTTCCAGGCCTGGCAGAAGGACATCAGTGAGAAGTTCAAGGCGGCCACCGGCGCCGAGGTGAAGTTCGAAACCTTCGCCACGGCCAACGACGAGCTGACCAAGATTCAGACCTCGGTGGTGTCGGGTTCCGGGCCCGACGTGTACGCGGTCGGCACCACGTTCACGCCGACCGCCTATTCGACCGGCGCCTTCGTGAAAATGGGCGACGAACAATGGCAGAAGATCGGCGGCAAGGACAAGTTCAACCCGGCCACGCTCGGCATTTCCGGACCGGACGATCAGAATCAGGTCGGCATTCCGTGGGTGAGCCGGCCGTTCGTCATGGCCTACAACACCGAGCTGCTGCAGGCGGCCGGCATCGACCAGCCCGCGACCACCTGGGACGAGCTGACCGCGCAGGCCAAGCAGCTGACCAAGGGCGACCAGTACGGCCTGGCGATCGCGTACAAGGACAATTTCGACCCGTGGAAGTTCGTGTGGGGCATGTCCACCCAGGCCGGCAACCCGCTGATCGACGGGAAGACCGCGAAGTTGCAGGACCCGGCGGTGCAGAAGGCCTATCAGACCTATTTCGGCTGGCTGGCCAATGACAAGGTGGTCGACCCGGCCTCGGTCGGCTGGACCAACCCGCAGGCCCTGGCCGCGTTCGCCAAGGGCAAGACCGGCTACTTCCTGCTGACCACGACCACCGCGACCAACTCGCTCGACTCGGGCGCGGTCAAGGGCAAGTGGAAGTTCGCGCTGCTGCCGACCGTGCCTCCCGGCGCGACCAGCCGCCCGGCCGGCGGTGTCGAGGCGGCGAGCATCCTCTCCGGTGACAACCTGCTCGTCGCGGACTACTCGAAGAACAAGGACCTGGCCTTCGAGTACGTCAAGCTGGTCACCGATCAGGAGGCGCAGCTCGACTACTACCAGAAGTTCGGCAACCTCCCCGCCAACGCGGCCGCGCTGCAGACCCTCGCCTCCGACCAGAAGCTCGAACCGGTCACCGAGGCCGCCAAGAAGTCCGTCGCCACTCCGTTCACCGGCGCCTGGGCCGACGTCCAGCTCGCGCTGACCAACGTCGCCGTGCAGACGCTGCCCGAGCTGACCAAGGGCCCGCTGAACACCGGGCAGCTCGACTCGCGGATCGCCGACGCGCAGAAGGCCGCGCAGAGCTCGCTGGACAGGGCGAAGTAG
- a CDS encoding lactate racemase domain-containing protein, with translation MTSVDVGQAARAGGADRVLTEEEVTGFILEQLGRLDVDGRSVCLLVPDATRTCPLPLLVSAAHRALHGRVSRLTVLVALGTHGAMSQDALNQHVGIYPGTTVINHEWWKPETFAHLGTIPSSRIEELSDGRMSGDVPVLLNRAVVEHDIAIVVGPVLPHEVVGMSGGNKYFFPGVAGQQIIDVSHWLGALITSAEIIGTTGLTPVRALINDGAALIPAEKYAFCVVTAENPAAGLPPAGVPHAGLPPAGVPDAGVPHAGLSPGGTDSDKSSALHSISFGDCVSSWASAAEISAATHVSYLDRPRRRVLSVIPQMYDEIWTGAKGFYKVEPIVADGGEVILYAPHIREIATSHPQIHEIGYHCRDYFVKQWDRFKHVHWGVLAHSTHLRGAGTYDPATGVEKLRVDVTLATAIPEDVCRSVNLGYRDPSTIDVASFAGDPGTLVVPRAGEVLFRLR, from the coding sequence GTGACATCGGTTGACGTGGGGCAGGCCGCTCGGGCCGGAGGCGCGGATCGGGTGCTCACCGAGGAGGAGGTCACCGGGTTCATCCTCGAGCAGCTGGGCAGGCTCGACGTGGACGGGCGCAGCGTATGCCTGCTGGTGCCCGACGCGACCCGGACGTGCCCGTTGCCGTTGCTGGTCAGCGCCGCGCATCGGGCGTTGCACGGGCGGGTGTCCCGGCTGACCGTGCTGGTGGCCCTCGGCACCCACGGCGCGATGTCGCAGGACGCCCTAAACCAACATGTCGGGATTTATCCGGGCACCACGGTGATCAACCACGAGTGGTGGAAGCCGGAGACCTTTGCCCACCTCGGGACGATCCCGAGCTCACGTATCGAGGAGCTCTCCGACGGGCGGATGAGCGGGGACGTGCCGGTGCTGCTCAACCGGGCTGTGGTCGAGCACGACATCGCCATCGTGGTCGGGCCGGTGCTGCCGCACGAGGTGGTCGGCATGTCGGGCGGCAACAAGTACTTCTTCCCCGGCGTGGCGGGGCAGCAGATCATCGACGTGTCGCACTGGCTGGGGGCGCTCATCACCTCGGCCGAGATCATCGGCACCACCGGGCTCACCCCCGTACGGGCTCTCATCAACGACGGCGCGGCGCTGATCCCGGCCGAGAAGTACGCGTTCTGTGTGGTCACGGCCGAGAACCCGGCCGCCGGCCTCCCACCCGCCGGAGTTCCACACGCCGGCCTCCCACCCGCCGGAGTTCCAGACGCCGGTGTTCCACACGCCGGCCTCTCGCCGGGCGGGACTGACAGCGACAAGAGCAGCGCCCTGCACTCGATCTCGTTCGGCGACTGTGTCTCGTCGTGGGCGAGCGCGGCCGAGATCAGCGCGGCCACTCACGTCAGCTACCTCGACCGGCCACGCCGCCGGGTGCTGTCGGTGATCCCGCAGATGTACGACGAGATCTGGACCGGCGCCAAGGGCTTCTACAAGGTGGAACCGATCGTGGCCGACGGCGGCGAGGTGATTCTGTACGCGCCGCACATCCGCGAGATCGCGACCAGCCACCCGCAGATCCACGAGATCGGCTACCACTGCCGCGACTACTTCGTGAAGCAGTGGGACAGGTTCAAGCACGTGCACTGGGGGGTGCTCGCACACTCCACCCACCTGCGCGGGGCGGGCACCTACGACCCGGCAACCGGTGTGGAGAAGCTACGCGTGGACGTGACCCTGGCCACGGCGATTCCGGAGGACGTGTGCCGCTCGGTCAACCTGGGCTATCGCGACCCGTCCACCATCGACGTCGCCTCGTTCGCCGGCGACCCCGGCACCCTGGTCGTCCCCCGCGCCGGCGAAGTCCTGTTCCGGCTGCGCTGA
- a CDS encoding carbohydrate ABC transporter permease, producing the protein MATLAPPEQKAPPDPVRRKGVTEQQRPLWLLTPGGILMTLIIVLPLILAVWISLIDLDQYTLRRWVQAPFIGFGNYVESFSSGLLHSIWISVSFAVISTAATVPIGIAAALVTQNKFRGRGLVRAVFLIPYVLPSFVVASVWRTMLQPDGIVNTWLAKIGIDGGLWLSGPASYWTLILVEIWAAWPFIYLMALAALQSVDHEVHEASAVDGVTWWPKLRRVILPYLRGPVLLACLLATLNHINNFTLPFVLFGAPAPEDVNVMPMIVYVTSFQSLRFGLSAAMAVLSLVLIAIPLFVYLRAVRLDVHEEGVRR; encoded by the coding sequence ATGGCCACGCTCGCGCCTCCGGAGCAAAAGGCGCCACCTGACCCCGTACGGCGGAAAGGGGTGACCGAGCAGCAACGGCCGCTGTGGCTGCTCACCCCCGGCGGGATCCTGATGACGCTGATCATCGTGCTGCCGCTGATCCTCGCGGTGTGGATCTCGCTGATCGACCTGGACCAGTACACGCTGCGCCGGTGGGTGCAGGCGCCGTTCATCGGGTTCGGCAACTACGTCGAGTCGTTCAGCTCGGGCCTGCTCCACTCGATCTGGATCAGCGTCTCGTTCGCCGTCATCTCGACGGCCGCCACCGTGCCGATCGGGATCGCGGCGGCCCTGGTCACGCAGAACAAGTTCCGAGGCCGCGGCCTGGTCCGGGCGGTCTTCCTGATCCCGTACGTCCTCCCGTCGTTCGTCGTGGCGTCGGTGTGGCGCACGATGCTGCAGCCGGACGGGATCGTCAACACGTGGCTGGCCAAGATCGGCATCGACGGCGGACTGTGGCTGAGCGGTCCGGCCTCGTACTGGACCCTGATCCTGGTCGAGATCTGGGCCGCCTGGCCGTTCATCTATCTGATGGCGCTGGCAGCCCTGCAGTCGGTCGACCACGAGGTGCACGAGGCGTCGGCGGTCGACGGGGTGACGTGGTGGCCCAAGCTGCGCCGGGTGATCCTGCCCTACCTGCGCGGCCCGGTGCTGCTGGCCTGCCTGCTGGCGACCCTCAACCACATCAACAACTTCACGCTGCCGTTCGTGCTGTTCGGGGCGCCCGCGCCGGAGGACGTCAACGTGATGCCGATGATCGTCTACGTGACCAGCTTCCAGAGCCTGCGGTTCGGGCTGAGCGCGGCGATGGCGGTGCTGTCGCTGGTGCTGATCGCGATCCCGCTCTTCGTCTATCTGCGCGCGGTGCGGCTGGACGTGCACGAGGAAGGAGTCCGGCGATGA